In a genomic window of Desulfotomaculum sp.:
- a CDS encoding heterodisulfide reductase subunit B, whose protein sequence is MKIAYYPGCAYETSARDYEASAKIVCKNLGIDLVEIPDWSCCGATAAHSTDHLLAVSLAARNLALVEKMGFDTVTASCSACYQRLALAQAELAQDKKLLEQVNEITGYDYKAAVKVNSILEVIAGLDEESIKAKVTKSMKDFRIATYYGCLLVRPSKVKIDDPENPTIMDRLMQATGAQVVDWSHKTECCGASLSVTNNDIVTALVSRIIKAANAADANCIVTPCAFCHMNLDYYQSFTAQTKGALKEMPIFYFTQILGLAMGFSKKDMGVEYNITDTSELVKKVV, encoded by the coding sequence GTGAAAATTGCCTATTACCCCGGCTGCGCCTACGAAACCAGCGCCAGAGATTACGAAGCTTCAGCAAAGATTGTCTGCAAAAATTTAGGCATAGATTTGGTCGAGATACCTGACTGGAGCTGCTGCGGGGCTACCGCCGCGCACAGCACTGACCACCTCCTGGCCGTGTCCCTGGCGGCACGGAACCTGGCCCTTGTAGAAAAAATGGGCTTCGATACTGTCACAGCCTCCTGTTCGGCCTGTTACCAGAGGCTGGCCCTTGCTCAGGCAGAACTGGCGCAGGACAAAAAATTACTCGAACAGGTGAATGAAATAACAGGTTACGATTATAAGGCAGCGGTAAAGGTGAATTCGATCCTGGAAGTCATTGCGGGTTTGGATGAGGAAAGCATCAAGGCCAAGGTTACCAAGTCTATGAAAGATTTTCGTATTGCGACCTATTACGGGTGTCTGCTGGTCCGGCCGTCAAAAGTAAAGATTGACGACCCGGAAAACCCGACGATCATGGACAGGCTTATGCAAGCAACCGGAGCCCAGGTAGTGGACTGGTCCCATAAAACGGAATGCTGCGGGGCGTCCCTGTCGGTCACCAACAACGATATCGTCACTGCTCTGGTATCCAGAATCATCAAGGCCGCCAATGCAGCGGATGCCAACTGTATTGTTACCCCCTGCGCATTTTGCCACATGAACCTGGACTATTACCAGTCTTTTACTGCTCAAACAAAGGGCGCCTTAAAAGAGATGCCCATTTTTTATTTTACCCAGATCCTGGGGTTGGCTATGGGCTTCAGCAAAAAGGATATGGGTGTCGAATACAACATTACCGATACATCTGAATTAGTTAAAAAGGTTGTCTGA
- a CDS encoding heterodisulfide reductase subunit C yields the protein MRQPIVIDDRKSDLSKEVLLHSGQDATLCYQCGKCTAGCPVAFAMDFTPNQIMRMVQLGLTDDVLNSQTIRLCAYCSTCSVRCPRNIGVADVMDSLRIMAAERNISGTGRSRKVNIFNQAFLDTLSRFGRSHDVLAMVLFNLRSRQPFLNAKLGLKLFNNGKIKIKPNRFKGVSEVKEIFQRINRLKKGA from the coding sequence ATGCGACAACCAATTGTCATCGATGATAGGAAGTCTGATCTCAGCAAGGAAGTGCTTCTGCACAGCGGTCAGGATGCTACTTTGTGCTATCAGTGCGGCAAATGCACTGCCGGTTGCCCGGTTGCTTTTGCAATGGATTTTACGCCAAACCAGATTATGAGAATGGTTCAGCTGGGATTGACAGATGATGTCCTGAATTCTCAGACTATACGCCTTTGCGCTTACTGCTCAACCTGCTCTGTCCGTTGTCCGCGCAACATCGGCGTGGCGGACGTAATGGACAGCCTGCGCATAATGGCCGCCGAAAGAAACATTTCCGGCACGGGCAGAAGCCGCAAGGTAAATATTTTCAACCAGGCCTTCTTAGATACTTTAAGCAGGTTTGGCCGGTCGCATGATGTCTTAGCCATGGTTTTATTTAATTTAAGAAGTCGTCAGCCTTTTCTCAACGCGAAACTTGGTTTAAAACTATTTAACAACGGAAAAATAAAGATTAAGCCGAACAGATTCAAAGGAGTTAGTGAAGTCAAGGAAATTTTTCAACGAATCAATAGATTAAAGAAAGGGGCTTAA
- a CDS encoding trehalose-6-phosphate synthase has product MSVIKRRHLKSIQEVGKMQTSLNSNPVDSLAVISNRGAYTFAEENGKLKTTRSVSGLVSAVEPVLTSNKGIWVSWCGRLDNNRNSQGILAAIPTDQPQYNVQEIILNEKDYNAYYHGFSNSTLWPLAHQMIDKCVFEGEFWHAYRRVNYRFAQITVRVTQQNDLFWVHDYHLMLAPKLIRRYYPLARIAFFWHIPFPPLDVFQLLPWGKQLLQGLLGSDLVAFHTRSYVNNFLACVEHYFPAKINQEKGTIRLRDRRIMVRDLPVGIDWRRFEQLAANPLVRQRAHEIRSAIGSEYLLLGIDRLDYTKGIPEKIKALGEFLKKYPRYRSKVSLLQIGVPTRNGADTYDLYRQKIAQVVGEINGLYDQGYGAVPVRYLNRSLDETELVAHYLAADVMMVTPVRDGLNLVAKEFVASRNDGNGVLLLSTYAGAAEQLEGALLANPYDYEQLAVKIKKALEMSAAEKQEHLRILKQSVVNKDIQWWWQTNLKLIAVSSIRPVTEEGISSSKAARLS; this is encoded by the coding sequence ATGTCTGTAATAAAGAGACGCCATCTTAAAAGTATTCAGGAGGTGGGGAAAATGCAAACGTCCCTGAATAGCAATCCTGTGGACAGCCTGGCAGTAATTTCTAACAGGGGCGCTTATACGTTCGCGGAGGAAAACGGCAAGCTGAAAACTACACGTTCCGTAAGCGGACTGGTATCAGCAGTTGAACCTGTATTGACCAGCAACAAGGGAATTTGGGTATCCTGGTGCGGAAGGCTGGACAACAACCGGAACAGTCAGGGTATCCTGGCAGCAATCCCAACTGACCAACCCCAGTACAATGTTCAGGAAATAATCTTAAATGAAAAGGACTACAACGCATATTACCACGGTTTTTCCAACAGTACTTTATGGCCCCTCGCCCATCAGATGATTGACAAGTGTGTTTTCGAAGGAGAATTCTGGCACGCCTACCGCAGGGTCAATTACAGATTTGCGCAAATAACAGTCCGCGTAACACAGCAGAATGATCTTTTTTGGGTACATGATTATCACCTTATGCTGGCGCCCAAACTGATCAGGCGCTACTATCCCCTGGCAAGAATAGCCTTCTTCTGGCACATTCCTTTCCCTCCGCTGGACGTTTTTCAGCTTTTGCCCTGGGGAAAACAGCTGCTGCAGGGTTTGCTTGGGAGTGATCTTGTAGCTTTTCATACGCGATCTTATGTAAACAACTTCCTTGCCTGCGTAGAACATTATTTCCCTGCTAAAATAAATCAGGAGAAGGGAACAATCAGGCTGCGCGACAGGAGAATAATGGTCAGGGATCTTCCTGTCGGCATTGACTGGCGCCGCTTTGAACAACTGGCTGCTAATCCGCTGGTCAGGCAGCGGGCACACGAAATCAGGAGCGCTATAGGTTCCGAATACCTGCTGCTCGGGATTGACAGACTGGATTATACAAAAGGCATCCCTGAAAAAATAAAAGCCCTGGGAGAATTTTTGAAAAAATATCCCAGGTACCGAAGCAAAGTGAGCCTGCTTCAGATAGGTGTACCCACCAGGAACGGCGCAGACACCTATGATCTGTACAGACAAAAGATCGCGCAGGTTGTCGGGGAAATTAACGGCCTCTATGATCAGGGCTACGGAGCAGTCCCGGTCAGGTACCTGAACCGTTCACTGGATGAAACTGAACTTGTAGCCCATTATCTGGCCGCTGATGTAATGATGGTTACTCCCGTGCGTGACGGGCTTAATCTCGTAGCGAAGGAATTTGTTGCTTCCCGAAATGACGGCAATGGAGTGCTTTTGCTCAGCACTTATGCCGGAGCAGCCGAACAATTGGAAGGCGCCCTGCTGGCCAACCCTTACGACTACGAACAGCTTGCAGTTAAAATCAAAAAGGCGCTGGAAATGTCTGCCGCGGAAAAACAAGAGCACTTAAGAATTTTAAAACAGTCGGTTGTGAATAAAGATATCCAATGGTGGTGGCAGACCAACCTGAAACTCATCGCTGTATCATCAATCAGGCCGGTTACGGAAGAAGGTATCTCATCCTCAAAAGCAGCCAGGTTATCTTAA
- a CDS encoding TrpB-like pyridoxal phosphate-dependent enzyme, with the protein MEKLKVFLSENEIPTHWYNIMADMPNLPKPPLHPGTGQPLTPDDLKPIFPMGLIMQEATLERWIEIPDEVRELYRLWRPSPLHRARYLEKALDTPARIFYKYEGVSPAGSHKLNTALAQAYYNKKEGIKRLATETGAGQWGTALSQACSFFGLECVVYMVKVSYQQKPYRRSIMEIFGGSVYASPSERTNTGRRVLAENPDTPGSLGLAISEAVEEAAGREDTNYSLGSVLNHVLLHQTVIGLEVKEQMAKAGYYPDVVIGCVGGGSNFGGFAFPFAYDKITKGTKVRMVAVEPTACPTLTRGLHTYDFGDVAGFTPLLYMYTLGSGFIPPGIHAGGLRYHGGSPLLSQLVADKIIEARALDQTSIFKGAIQFAKCEGIVPAPESAHAIQQAIVEAIEAREAGEARTILFNLSGHGHLDLAAYDNFLSGNLIDYPLPEEDLKGALSNLPKAPE; encoded by the coding sequence ATGGAGAAACTGAAAGTATTTCTTTCCGAGAATGAGATTCCAACCCACTGGTATAATATCATGGCGGACATGCCCAATTTGCCGAAACCGCCGCTGCACCCGGGGACAGGACAACCTTTGACACCCGATGATCTAAAGCCGATTTTTCCAATGGGCCTGATTATGCAGGAAGCAACATTGGAAAGGTGGATTGAGATCCCTGATGAGGTGAGGGAATTATACCGTTTGTGGCGTCCTTCTCCGTTACACAGGGCAAGGTACCTCGAAAAAGCGCTGGATACACCCGCACGCATCTTTTACAAATATGAAGGAGTAAGTCCGGCGGGCAGCCATAAGCTGAATACTGCGCTTGCCCAGGCCTACTATAATAAGAAGGAAGGCATCAAACGCCTGGCCACCGAGACAGGCGCCGGACAGTGGGGTACTGCTTTATCTCAGGCCTGCAGCTTTTTTGGCCTTGAGTGCGTCGTTTACATGGTAAAAGTCAGCTACCAGCAAAAACCTTACCGCCGCTCAATTATGGAAATTTTCGGGGGGAGCGTATACGCGAGTCCAAGCGAACGTACAAATACCGGCCGCCGTGTTCTTGCCGAGAATCCCGATACACCGGGCAGTTTAGGCCTGGCTATCAGTGAAGCCGTTGAAGAGGCTGCCGGACGTGAAGACACCAATTATTCCCTGGGCAGCGTTTTAAATCATGTCCTGCTGCACCAGACCGTGATTGGTCTGGAGGTTAAAGAACAGATGGCCAAAGCTGGTTATTACCCGGACGTAGTAATCGGGTGTGTCGGCGGAGGAAGCAATTTTGGGGGTTTTGCTTTCCCCTTTGCTTATGACAAAATAACCAAGGGAACGAAAGTACGCATGGTGGCTGTTGAGCCCACCGCCTGCCCGACACTTACGCGTGGACTGCACACCTATGATTTCGGTGATGTTGCCGGTTTTACACCGCTTCTTTACATGTATACCTTGGGGTCGGGCTTTATACCGCCGGGCATTCATGCAGGGGGCTTGAGGTATCACGGGGGTTCGCCGCTGCTTTCCCAGTTGGTGGCAGATAAGATAATCGAAGCCCGGGCTCTTGATCAAACCTCGATTTTCAAGGGAGCAATTCAGTTTGCTAAGTGTGAGGGCATAGTTCCGGCTCCTGAGTCCGCCCATGCAATTCAGCAGGCAATTGTGGAGGCAATCGAGGCAAGGGAAGCAGGGGAGGCAAGGACCATCCTGTTCAACCTGAGCGGGCATGGTCACCTTGATCTTGCCGCCTATGACAATTTCCTGTCCGGTAACCTAATTGACTATCCGCTTCCGGAGGAAGATTTAAAAGGGGCTTTAAGCAATCTGCCAAAGGCTCCTGAATAG
- a CDS encoding molecular chaperone DnaK, which translates to MAKAVGIDLGTTNSVVAVMEGGKPTVIVNAEGSRTTPSVVAFKDDGERLVGQIARRQAALNPEKTLFSIKRFIGRRYSEVSEERNLVTYKAVSGPNDAVRFQVGDKNYAPEEISAMILKKLVDDASKYLGEKVVDAVITVPAYFNDAQRQSTKDAGKIAGLNVLRIINEPTAASLAYGMDKKNNEMVMVFDLGGGTFDVSILEVGDGVFEVKSTNGDTHLGGDNFDKEIVNWMADEFKKNYGIDLRSDKQALQRLIEAAEKAKTELSTTLETNISLPFITADASGPKHLDMKLARAKFDDLTHYLVERCRGPVKTALADAKLSEKDIDEVILVGGSTRIPAVQKLVREMTGGREPNQGVNPDEVVAVGAAIQAGVLVGEVKDVVLLDVTPLSLGVETLGGIMSKIIERNTTIPTKRSQIFTTAEDSQPAVDIHVLQGEREMARDNRSLGQFKLDGIPLAPRGMPQIEVTFDIDANGILKVNARDKATAKEQTITITGSTSLVKEEIDRMVRDAEMNTEEDKKRKQEVEVRNEADGLAYRVERQLKDFQDSIPVHEKARIEQILNDLKTALKENAPIERVRSLHDDLQQAAYSLSEAVYQKTHGENAAPGPGGPPPGRPKPDDVVDAEFEEKS; encoded by the coding sequence ATGGCTAAAGCAGTAGGAATTGACCTTGGTACAACAAATTCAGTTGTGGCGGTTATGGAAGGCGGCAAACCCACGGTGATAGTTAACGCCGAAGGAAGCCGGACCACACCTTCAGTAGTAGCTTTTAAAGACGATGGTGAAAGGCTTGTCGGGCAGATAGCCAGGCGTCAGGCAGCCCTAAACCCGGAAAAAACACTGTTTTCAATCAAGCGTTTCATTGGACGGCGTTATTCGGAAGTCAGCGAGGAAAGAAACCTTGTAACTTATAAAGCAGTTTCAGGGCCGAACGACGCCGTACGCTTCCAAGTCGGCGATAAAAACTACGCGCCTGAGGAAATTTCAGCAATGATACTGAAAAAATTAGTTGACGACGCGTCAAAATACCTTGGTGAAAAAGTTGTCGACGCCGTAATTACCGTTCCGGCATATTTTAACGACGCCCAGCGTCAGTCAACCAAAGACGCGGGGAAAATAGCCGGTTTAAATGTGCTGAGAATAATCAACGAACCGACGGCAGCCTCTTTAGCATACGGAATGGATAAGAAAAATAACGAAATGGTCATGGTTTTCGACCTCGGTGGAGGTACCTTTGATGTTTCCATCCTTGAAGTCGGAGACGGTGTTTTTGAAGTTAAATCAACCAACGGCGACACTCATCTGGGCGGGGATAACTTCGACAAGGAAATAGTGAATTGGATGGCTGACGAATTCAAGAAGAATTACGGCATCGACTTGAGGTCCGACAAACAGGCCTTGCAGCGCCTTATCGAGGCCGCTGAGAAAGCCAAGACAGAGCTGTCCACAACGCTTGAAACAAATATCAGTCTTCCTTTTATCACTGCCGACGCCAGCGGACCCAAGCATCTGGACATGAAGCTTGCCAGGGCGAAATTCGACGATTTGACCCATTACCTGGTTGAACGCTGCCGGGGACCGGTTAAAACAGCCCTAGCCGACGCCAAACTCAGCGAGAAGGACATTGATGAAGTAATCCTGGTAGGCGGCTCGACGCGTATCCCGGCTGTACAGAAGCTTGTCCGCGAAATGACCGGGGGAAGGGAGCCGAATCAGGGCGTTAATCCTGATGAGGTAGTCGCCGTCGGCGCAGCCATACAGGCGGGTGTTTTAGTCGGTGAGGTAAAAGATGTCGTCCTGCTTGATGTTACACCTCTCTCCCTGGGGGTAGAAACACTGGGGGGAATAATGTCCAAGATTATCGAGCGAAACACGACCATTCCGACAAAGCGCAGCCAAATTTTCACCACCGCGGAGGACAGCCAGCCGGCTGTTGATATTCATGTTCTCCAGGGAGAAAGGGAAATGGCCAGGGACAACCGTTCGCTCGGACAGTTTAAATTGGACGGCATCCCTTTGGCGCCCCGGGGAATGCCGCAAATCGAAGTCACCTTCGACATAGACGCAAACGGCATACTCAAAGTCAATGCGAGGGATAAAGCAACGGCCAAAGAACAGACCATTACCATAACAGGTTCAACCAGCCTCGTCAAAGAGGAAATTGACCGCATGGTCAGAGATGCTGAAATGAATACCGAGGAAGATAAAAAGCGCAAGCAGGAAGTGGAAGTGCGTAATGAGGCGGACGGGTTGGCTTACCGTGTGGAACGGCAGCTGAAAGATTTTCAGGATAGTATCCCCGTTCATGAAAAGGCCCGTATCGAGCAGATACTTAATGATTTGAAAACTGCTTTAAAGGAAAATGCTCCGATTGAAAGGGTGCGTTCACTGCACGATGATCTCCAGCAGGCTGCCTACTCGCTGTCCGAAGCTGTCTATCAAAAAACACATGGAGAAAATGCCGCACCCGGTCCCGGCGGACCTCCTCCGGGAAGGCCAAAGCCTGATGATGTCGTAGACGCTGAATTTGAAGAAAAAAGCTAA
- a CDS encoding MerR family DNA-binding transcriptional regulator — MIKTDNNQPVYVISVAARLAQVHPRTLRIYEEFGLLTPSRTEGNIRLYSQKDITVVRHIRYLTQTRCVNLAGVKIILKIEERYGINLEDED, encoded by the coding sequence ATGATCAAGACAGATAATAATCAACCTGTTTATGTAATCAGTGTTGCTGCCAGATTAGCTCAGGTTCACCCCCGAACTCTGCGCATTTATGAGGAATTCGGCCTTCTTACTCCCTCCAGGACGGAGGGCAACATCCGTCTTTACTCTCAAAAAGATATTACTGTGGTCAGGCATATCCGGTATCTTACCCAAACCAGGTGCGTCAACCTGGCAGGAGTAAAAATTATCCTGAAAATAGAAGAGCGGTACGGCATAAACCTGGAGGATGAAGATTAA
- the lysA gene encoding diaminopimelate decarboxylase, with product MRFHGTMNINSRGRLEIGGCDTVELAQRFGTPLYVLDERLFRQNCRDYYRSFTAEYGSGVIYAAKALLTLSVCRMVEEEGLGLDLVSGGELYTAVQAGFPMGRVYFHGNNKSPEEIRFALKSGVGRFVVDNIYELELLDYLSGENKLKAQVILRLTPGIEAHTHEYIKTGQIDSKFGLVIENGQALSAIERALSKENITLLGLHCHIGSQIFELDSYNHSASVMMDFCASVYKDTGWMARELNLGGGLGIFYSGEDRPPQVREYADNIMRIIDEKARLSGLATPRVIVEPGRSICGPAGTTLYTVGAIKEIPGIRTYVAVDGGMGDNPRPALYQARYEACLANKITQDPVQLVSVAGKCCESGDMLIWDIKLPIVEAGDIMAVSCTGAYNYAMSMNYNRLPRPAMVMVNDGITDLILERESYEDIISHDRMPDRLVKKGGQLKNIASAG from the coding sequence ATGAGATTTCACGGGACTATGAATATAAACAGCCGGGGGCGGCTTGAAATTGGCGGATGCGATACAGTTGAACTGGCACAAAGGTTCGGAACACCGCTGTATGTCCTTGACGAGCGTTTATTCAGGCAGAACTGCCGTGATTATTACCGGTCTTTTACTGCGGAGTACGGCTCAGGCGTTATTTATGCCGCAAAAGCCCTGCTCACCTTAAGCGTTTGCCGAATGGTCGAGGAAGAGGGTCTGGGTCTTGATCTTGTTTCCGGGGGAGAACTGTACACCGCTGTTCAGGCAGGATTTCCAATGGGACGTGTATATTTTCACGGAAACAACAAATCGCCTGAAGAAATAAGGTTTGCCCTTAAATCCGGTGTCGGCCGGTTTGTAGTCGACAATATATATGAACTTGAACTTTTAGATTATCTGTCTGGTGAGAATAAGCTCAAAGCACAGGTTATCCTGCGTCTTACGCCGGGTATTGAGGCGCACACGCACGAGTACATTAAAACGGGGCAGATTGACAGCAAGTTCGGTCTGGTGATTGAAAACGGCCAGGCCCTGTCAGCTATAGAAAGAGCGTTGTCAAAGGAGAATATCACCCTTTTGGGGCTGCATTGCCACATCGGATCGCAAATCTTTGAGCTGGATTCTTATAATCACAGTGCTTCAGTGATGATGGATTTTTGTGCCAGTGTTTATAAAGATACCGGTTGGATGGCCAGGGAACTTAACCTTGGCGGAGGCCTTGGAATCTTTTATTCTGGTGAGGATAGACCGCCGCAGGTAAGGGAATATGCTGACAACATAATGAGGATTATTGATGAAAAAGCCCGCCTGTCAGGGCTGGCAACTCCCAGGGTAATAGTAGAACCCGGTCGTTCCATCTGCGGCCCGGCGGGGACAACTCTCTATACAGTTGGAGCAATCAAAGAAATACCCGGGATACGCACTTATGTTGCGGTTGACGGCGGGATGGGAGATAACCCGCGTCCGGCCCTTTACCAGGCTCGTTATGAGGCCTGCCTGGCTAATAAAATTACACAGGATCCAGTTCAACTGGTGTCAGTAGCCGGGAAGTGCTGTGAATCGGGAGACATGCTGATCTGGGATATAAAACTTCCCATTGTTGAGGCTGGTGATATTATGGCAGTTAGCTGCACGGGAGCATATAATTACGCCATGTCCATGAATTACAACCGCCTCCCCAGGCCTGCTATGGTGATGGTTAATGACGGGATTACCGACCTTATCCTGGAAAGGGAATCGTATGAAGATATCATAAGCCATGACCGGATGCCTGATAGGCTGGTCAAAAAAGGCGGGCAGTTGAAAAACATTGCCTCGGCAGGATGA
- a CDS encoding polynucleotide adenylyltransferase, with protein sequence MEIITTHSKTDLDAFASMVAAQKIYPMALPVFSGKHSPNVEEFISLHKDILDFYTVRDIDLSKVSRVIIVDTKNPRRLDKLADAFKPGVEIHIYDHHPWVNGDLHGDLEVVEMVGATTTLLIEKIRGQGVPITALEATILALGIYEDTGALTFTSTTARDVQAVAFLLEKGANLGVVAGFLGRPFTQEQKNLLKKLLLSADHHQINGFNILTYNAEAPEFIVGLDILTHTLSKIEQPDAIFTVVKMEDRVYIVARSNVFQINAGEILACLGGGGHAGAASAVLKGSEINEVMEKLLAFMREKVRPPLTCRGIMSSPVKTIGPNTPISEAGQVMLRYGHSGLPVVREKQLLGVISRRDVEKAIRHGLGHAPVKGFMTNRLISVHPDMPVSEVRELMIEHDIGRVPVVEGGFLVGIVSRSDVLQTLHGKIPSRYQVMYSSSLPVHPANVKGTLDAFLPPFIRELLYKAGELGDRFGCQVYAAGGIVRDILLKTVNLDVDLVVEGDGIALASALGEFYGVRVRAHRQFGTAQLIFSEDFKVDVATARVEYYEYPAALPKVESSTLHQDLYRRDFTINAMAIYLDQERFGELVDYFGGRQDLLGGQIRVLYNLSFIEDPTRILRAVRFEQRYNFFIESQTLRFLVEAVDQQVLKMVSSERVWEEIKHIFSEQRSGEMLARLDNLGVWPFIFPEVPYREVEPALKDIGYSLEKLREWDIYVPSKRWLCYLIAVMHRLDPETARIICGRYHLRKRLTENVVASITGCPAILSGVRNSYNKENVGKLAKLILEIPREAYPLLVALAAGERMRDQLRSLLEFVLKSRPSIDGKFIKGLGYRPGPIFRRTIDAVWQARLEGRVKSREDEEAFVRQYLNQ encoded by the coding sequence TTGGAAATTATAACCACGCACAGTAAGACAGACCTTGACGCATTTGCTTCGATGGTAGCGGCGCAAAAGATCTATCCTATGGCCCTGCCTGTCTTTTCCGGCAAGCATTCACCCAATGTGGAAGAATTTATTTCTCTGCATAAGGACATACTGGATTTTTACACGGTCAGGGATATAGATCTTTCGAAGGTCAGCAGGGTAATTATTGTCGACACGAAGAACCCCAGGCGGCTGGACAAGTTGGCCGATGCGTTTAAACCCGGAGTTGAGATCCATATTTACGACCATCACCCCTGGGTAAACGGTGACCTACATGGAGATCTGGAAGTGGTTGAAATGGTCGGCGCCACAACGACCCTGCTGATCGAAAAAATACGCGGGCAGGGTGTGCCAATCACTGCGCTTGAAGCCACGATTCTTGCCCTTGGCATATATGAGGATACCGGTGCGCTGACTTTTACTAGCACTACGGCCAGAGATGTGCAGGCAGTTGCTTTTTTATTGGAAAAGGGCGCCAATCTTGGAGTAGTAGCCGGTTTCCTGGGCAGGCCGTTCACCCAGGAGCAAAAAAACCTGTTGAAGAAACTGCTGCTATCGGCTGATCACCATCAAATAAACGGTTTTAATATCTTAACCTACAATGCCGAGGCGCCTGAATTTATAGTCGGCCTGGATATTCTGACCCATACACTTTCAAAAATCGAACAGCCCGATGCGATTTTTACAGTTGTCAAAATGGAAGATCGCGTTTATATAGTCGCCAGAAGCAATGTGTTCCAGATTAACGCAGGGGAAATACTTGCCTGCCTGGGCGGGGGCGGCCATGCGGGGGCAGCCTCGGCTGTTTTAAAAGGCTCTGAAATCAATGAGGTTATGGAAAAGCTGCTGGCTTTTATGAGGGAGAAAGTCCGCCCGCCTCTTACCTGCCGCGGAATCATGTCCAGTCCGGTTAAAACTATCGGTCCGAACACTCCGATCAGCGAGGCCGGACAGGTGATGCTCCGGTACGGTCACAGCGGCCTTCCGGTAGTAAGGGAAAAGCAGCTCCTGGGTGTCATTTCACGGCGTGATGTTGAAAAAGCCATCCGCCATGGCCTCGGCCATGCTCCTGTAAAAGGTTTTATGACAAACAGGTTGATTTCTGTACATCCGGATATGCCGGTATCTGAAGTAAGGGAATTGATGATTGAACATGACATCGGCAGGGTCCCGGTAGTAGAAGGTGGTTTTTTGGTTGGAATTGTTTCGCGTTCCGATGTGCTGCAGACCCTGCATGGGAAAATACCGTCCCGGTATCAGGTGATGTATTCTTCGTCCCTGCCGGTTCACCCGGCCAATGTAAAGGGAACCCTTGATGCGTTTTTACCCCCTTTTATCCGGGAACTGTTATACAAGGCCGGCGAACTCGGCGACAGATTCGGCTGCCAGGTTTATGCCGCCGGGGGTATTGTGCGCGATATTTTGCTTAAAACCGTAAACCTTGACGTGGATCTGGTTGTTGAGGGGGACGGTATTGCGCTGGCCTCTGCGCTGGGTGAATTTTACGGTGTGCGGGTCAGGGCGCACAGGCAGTTTGGGACAGCCCAACTAATCTTTTCCGAGGATTTTAAGGTGGATGTGGCAACGGCAAGGGTGGAATATTACGAGTATCCCGCCGCTCTGCCCAAAGTGGAAAGCTCGACACTGCACCAGGACCTTTACCGGCGCGATTTCACAATTAACGCCATGGCGATATATCTTGATCAGGAGCGCTTCGGAGAATTGGTCGATTATTTCGGGGGACGGCAGGATCTTCTGGGCGGTCAGATCCGCGTGCTGTACAACTTGAGCTTCATTGAGGATCCAACGCGCATTTTAAGAGCTGTGAGGTTCGAGCAGCGCTATAATTTTTTCATCGAATCCCAGACTTTAAGGTTCCTTGTGGAAGCAGTGGATCAACAGGTGTTAAAAATGGTCTCTTCGGAACGTGTCTGGGAGGAAATAAAACATATCTTTTCCGAACAGCGATCGGGTGAGATGCTGGCCCGCCTGGATAACCTGGGGGTCTGGCCATTTATTTTTCCTGAAGTGCCCTACCGGGAAGTTGAACCCGCCCTTAAAGATATAGGGTATTCTCTGGAAAAACTTCGGGAATGGGATATTTACGTTCCTTCCAAGAGATGGCTTTGCTATCTGATTGCCGTTATGCACAGGCTTGATCCGGAAACTGCCCGGATCATTTGCGGAAGGTATCATCTTAGAAAGCGTCTGACGGAAAACGTTGTAGCCTCCATAACCGGCTGCCCGGCTATTCTGTCGGGGGTCCGGAATAGTTACAATAAAGAAAACGTTGGCAAACTCGCCAAGCTGATTTTGGAAATACCCCGTGAAGCTTATCCGCTGCTGGTTGCTCTTGCGGCCGGGGAGAGAATGCGCGATCAATTGCGCAGCCTTCTGGAATTTGTTCTCAAAAGCCGTCCGAGCATAGACGGGAAGTTTATTAAGGGTTTGGGATACCGCCCCGGGCCAATCTTTCGCCGTACAATCGACGCCGTATGGCAGGCCCGCCTGGAGGGCAGGGTAAAGAGCAGGGAGGACGAAGAGGCTTTTGTCCGGCAATACCTGAATCAATAG